A DNA window from Nitrospira sp. contains the following coding sequences:
- a CDS encoding hypothetical protein (Evidence 4 : Unknown function but conserved in other organisms; MaGe:77309990), with product MSVRPLSVSSDHSLSPVLVKLVFPVILTTLACLLGLSAYLQQDLDRRADRLTGKIEELAQLPRGELLKPALLGYHHLGADVLWLRTLQILGKKKNSIDEHVWLYHAMDVITTLDPLYAYVYYVGGVILTDLAGRVDLSNQLLEKGHAANPNEWNLPFLLGYNHYFVLNEPAKGADYISRAAKIPGGPGFLPGLATRMYAESGNPNVALQFLEAMWRENPDIAVREKLEARVKEIMIERDLRHLEEAIQRYHQVEGKSPKTLSDLVLSGILQAIPDEPFGGTYNMDAQTGELSSSSHPKRLKVFRLDKGL from the coding sequence ATGTCTGTTCGACCTCTCTCCGTTTCATCAGACCACTCACTTTCCCCTGTTCTTGTGAAGTTGGTTTTCCCTGTGATCCTTACAACATTGGCTTGTCTCCTTGGACTCTCGGCCTATCTCCAGCAAGATCTGGATCGTCGTGCTGATCGACTGACAGGGAAAATAGAAGAACTGGCGCAACTCCCACGTGGTGAACTCCTGAAACCAGCTTTGTTGGGCTATCACCATCTGGGGGCGGATGTTCTCTGGCTGAGGACGCTTCAGATCCTTGGGAAGAAGAAAAATTCTATAGATGAGCATGTGTGGCTCTATCATGCGATGGATGTAATCACTACTCTCGATCCCCTCTATGCATACGTCTACTATGTGGGAGGAGTGATTCTAACTGATTTGGCAGGGCGAGTTGATTTGAGTAACCAGCTGTTGGAGAAAGGGCACGCTGCGAATCCAAACGAATGGAACTTACCGTTTCTGCTGGGATACAACCACTACTTCGTTTTAAACGAGCCGGCGAAGGGCGCTGACTACATTAGTCGCGCGGCAAAGATTCCTGGTGGTCCTGGATTTCTCCCGGGGTTGGCGACTCGGATGTATGCAGAATCGGGGAACCCCAATGTGGCGCTGCAATTTCTTGAGGCAATGTGGAGAGAGAATCCGGACATTGCCGTGCGGGAGAAGCTGGAGGCGCGGGTAAAAGAAATCATGATCGAGCGGGATCTCAGGCATCTCGAAGAGGCGATTCAGCGCTATCATCAGGTAGAAGGAAAATCGCCAAAAACGTTGTCTGACCTGGTCTTGTCCGGCATACTGCAGGCAATTCCAGATGAGCCGTTCGGCGGAACGTACAACATGGATGCTCAGACAGGAGAGCTTTCAAGCAGTAGCCATCCCAAACGACTTAAAGTTTTCAGGTTGGACAAGGGCCTCTAA
- a CDS encoding ABC transporter domain-containing protein (MaGe:77309991) has product MNSIVDQVVQIQMLSKIFRVGFWGRRVTAVDQLSLDVRRGEVFGFLGPNGAGKTTTIKMLMGLIYPTSGSASIFGHPVGDPAAKAKLGFLPESPYFYDYLTSREFLSFYGHLFGLWGVALNKRVDELLELVGMTHARDLQLRKFSKGMLQRVGIAQALINDPELIVLDEPMSGLDPIGRKEVRDLIFRLKESGKTVMFSSHILHDAELLCDRVAMIMKGRLVACGQVSELIQQGTTQEVEMVVDRLSSEGLEHLRVLATRVVLNGERVMVVLSSQRQVDESLEIIRAARAKLVSLTPHKASLEDLFIREAKGVQLPVEARV; this is encoded by the coding sequence ATGAATTCTATTGTCGATCAGGTTGTCCAGATTCAAATGCTGAGCAAGATTTTTCGTGTCGGGTTTTGGGGGCGGCGTGTCACGGCCGTGGATCAATTGTCATTGGACGTTCGGCGGGGGGAAGTCTTCGGTTTTCTCGGACCCAATGGAGCAGGGAAAACGACCACGATTAAGATGCTGATGGGGCTGATCTATCCCACGAGTGGATCGGCCTCAATCTTTGGCCATCCGGTGGGTGATCCGGCCGCGAAAGCCAAGCTTGGCTTCCTTCCCGAGTCTCCCTATTTCTATGACTATCTGACCAGCCGGGAATTTCTCAGCTTCTATGGCCATCTGTTTGGGCTCTGGGGAGTCGCTCTGAATAAGCGCGTGGATGAGTTGCTTGAGCTGGTAGGCATGACGCACGCGCGAGATCTTCAGCTTCGCAAATTCTCCAAGGGCATGCTGCAGCGGGTGGGAATCGCGCAGGCCTTGATCAACGATCCTGAGCTGATAGTGCTGGATGAACCGATGTCCGGGCTCGATCCGATCGGGCGGAAAGAAGTGCGCGACCTTATTTTTCGTCTCAAGGAATCAGGCAAGACGGTCATGTTCAGTTCGCACATTTTGCATGATGCGGAGCTGCTTTGTGATCGAGTCGCCATGATCATGAAAGGCCGATTGGTGGCTTGCGGACAGGTATCCGAGTTAATCCAGCAGGGAACCACGCAAGAAGTGGAGATGGTTGTCGATCGGCTCTCATCAGAAGGGTTGGAGCATTTGCGTGTCTTGGCAACGAGGGTGGTGTTGAATGGGGAGCGAGTTATGGTTGTGTTGAGTAGCCAGCGTCAGGTCGATGAGTCTCTCGAAATTATTCGGGCGGCTCGTGCCAAGCTGGTCTCGCTGACTCCTCATAAGGCATCGCTGGAAGATCTGTTTATTCGCGAAGCCAAAGGCGTGCAGTTACCTGTGGAGGCGCGGGTATGA
- a CDS encoding Putative ABC transport system, permease component (Evidence 3 : Putative function from multiple computational evidences; MaGe:77309992): protein MKVLSIALNTFRENLRDKLLYNLLVFALLMIGSSLLLMRLTLGEFHRLLLDVGLGSINIFSVLIAIFVGIGLVNKEIEKKTIYTIVSKPVARYEFLLGKFAGLTITLFVNIAIMTASLLAVLAVQDVPVEAVLFKAIGLILLECMVVMAVALLCSTFTSATLSAIFTLATYVIGHLTADLKTFGEKMDEGMRAVVTGLYYILPNLERFNLKGNVIHHIEVSGTDLGLIVAYGLTYVAFLLMSASLIFQRRDFR from the coding sequence ATGAAAGTCCTATCGATCGCGCTGAATACATTCCGTGAAAATCTTCGCGATAAGCTGCTGTATAACCTTTTGGTGTTTGCGCTGCTCATGATCGGAAGTTCGTTGCTGCTAATGCGGCTGACATTGGGAGAGTTTCATCGATTGCTATTGGACGTGGGGTTGGGAAGCATCAATATTTTCAGCGTCTTGATCGCTATTTTTGTGGGAATCGGCCTGGTGAACAAGGAAATCGAAAAGAAAACGATTTATACGATCGTGTCCAAGCCGGTTGCGCGGTATGAGTTTCTTCTGGGAAAGTTCGCGGGGCTGACCATCACCCTGTTCGTCAACATTGCCATTATGACGGCGAGCTTGCTGGCGGTCTTGGCGGTGCAAGATGTGCCTGTAGAGGCAGTATTGTTCAAGGCGATTGGGTTGATTCTTCTTGAGTGCATGGTGGTGATGGCGGTGGCGCTGCTGTGCTCCACCTTCACCAGTGCGACGCTCAGCGCGATCTTTACCCTGGCTACCTACGTGATTGGCCATCTTACGGCCGATCTCAAGACTTTCGGGGAGAAGATGGATGAAGGGATGCGCGCGGTAGTGACCGGACTGTATTATATCCTGCCGAATTTAGAGCGGTTCAATCTCAAGGGGAATGTGATTCATCATATCGAGGTGTCCGGTACCGATCTTGGGCTCATTGTGGCGTACGGTTTAACCTATGTTGCATTCCTGCTGATGTCTGCGAGTCTCATCTTCCAGCGTCGCGATTTTCGTTAG
- a CDS encoding Pleiotropic regulatory protein (MaGe:77309993) — translation MNIPLLDLKAQFQPLRDEIMAAVQTVCDEQGFILGPRVAAFEESLAKYVGARYAIGCASGSDALLLSLMAMGVRQGDEVITVPFTFFATAGAVSRLGAKPVFIDIQPDTFNLDPAQLERAVTSRTKAIIPVHLFGQCADMAAINLIAKAKGLPVIEDACQAIGAGQGGKRAGVLGDTACFSFFPSKNLGGFGDGGMITTNDQGLADALAMLRVHGSRVRYLHEAIGINSRLDALQAVVLAIKLKYLDQWAEGRRRNAARYDQLFREAGVLDRVTLPPTRAGNFHVYNQYTVRVSKRDELRAHLKEKGVGTEIYYPLPMHLQNCYQDLGYRKGAFPVSERAAEEVMSLPIYAELSDAQLTYVVEMVADFFKRQ, via the coding sequence ATGAATATTCCTCTCCTCGACCTTAAAGCCCAATTTCAGCCGCTTCGTGACGAGATCATGGCGGCGGTTCAAACGGTCTGCGACGAACAGGGCTTTATCCTCGGTCCGCGTGTAGCAGCCTTTGAGGAGTCTCTGGCCAAGTATGTTGGAGCCCGCTACGCCATCGGTTGTGCTTCTGGCAGCGATGCGTTGCTGCTCTCGCTCATGGCGATGGGGGTGAGGCAAGGCGACGAAGTCATCACGGTCCCGTTTACATTTTTTGCTACGGCTGGTGCTGTGTCTCGACTGGGTGCAAAGCCGGTCTTTATCGATATCCAGCCGGATACGTTCAATCTCGACCCTGCGCAACTCGAACGCGCAGTGACGTCTCGCACCAAAGCGATTATTCCCGTTCATCTGTTCGGGCAGTGCGCCGATATGGCGGCGATCAATCTGATTGCCAAAGCAAAGGGGCTGCCTGTCATCGAAGATGCTTGTCAGGCCATCGGGGCCGGGCAGGGTGGGAAACGCGCTGGGGTGTTGGGAGATACTGCCTGTTTTAGCTTTTTCCCCTCGAAGAATCTTGGCGGGTTTGGCGACGGCGGGATGATCACAACCAACGATCAAGGACTCGCGGATGCGCTGGCAATGCTGCGCGTGCATGGCAGCCGGGTGCGCTATCTCCATGAGGCGATCGGGATTAACAGCCGGCTGGATGCGTTGCAAGCTGTCGTGCTCGCTATCAAGCTCAAGTATCTCGATCAATGGGCCGAAGGCCGCCGGCGCAATGCTGCTCGGTACGATCAGCTATTTCGAGAGGCGGGTGTGCTGGATCGCGTGACATTGCCGCCGACGAGGGCGGGTAATTTTCATGTCTACAATCAGTACACGGTGCGGGTCTCGAAGCGCGACGAACTTCGGGCTCATCTGAAAGAGAAGGGTGTCGGGACCGAGATCTATTATCCACTCCCGATGCATTTGCAGAATTGTTACCAAGATCTTGGCTATCGGAAGGGAGCCTTTCCCGTATCCGAACGAGCCGCTGAAGAAGTCATGTCCCTTCCCATCTATGCCGAACTCAGCGACGCCCAATTGACCTACGTGGTTGAGATGGTTGCCGACTTTTTCAAGCGCCAATAG
- a CDS encoding Trypsin-like serine protease (MaGe:77309994): MKYVSILLTALIGSGPMFAGATEFSPREIYDMTSPAVVMVMGHSDSGKGGTGGTGSIIQVDGVVLTNAHVVIEEKTGKPYPRLSVFLKPARVSGDTKADLARMARAKLVAYSAPLDLALLKLEGVAAPLPVIDLSDSDQTQIGDRVIAIGHPEQGGLWTLTTGVISAEVDNFNGVKGKHVFQTEVGLNRGNSGGPLIDSAGHMIGVNTAIARVASDGMPIASISFSLKSAVARQWLREQSAATGQIPASSMLAPHAAAAPSVSVPMQPPIPVPRPAPSQNPAPKAAGPRSQAMPVQPSHTPPVPRAYNLGDLVSERSKAEADLDGMMSEMRGRMKER, encoded by the coding sequence ATGAAATATGTATCGATCCTTCTTACAGCTCTAATTGGCTCTGGGCCGATGTTCGCTGGAGCGACGGAGTTTTCTCCGCGTGAGATTTATGACATGACGTCCCCGGCAGTGGTGATGGTGATGGGGCATTCCGACAGTGGAAAGGGCGGCACCGGCGGAACGGGCTCGATCATCCAGGTCGACGGTGTTGTTCTGACGAACGCGCATGTGGTTATTGAAGAGAAAACGGGGAAACCCTACCCGCGTCTGTCTGTCTTCTTGAAGCCGGCTCGCGTGAGTGGGGATACCAAAGCTGACTTGGCCCGCATGGCGCGCGCCAAGCTGGTGGCCTATTCTGCTCCGTTGGATTTGGCGTTGCTCAAACTCGAAGGTGTTGCTGCTCCGCTTCCGGTCATCGATCTGAGCGATTCGGATCAGACACAGATCGGCGACCGCGTGATTGCGATCGGTCACCCCGAGCAGGGAGGGTTGTGGACTCTGACCACAGGAGTGATCAGCGCGGAAGTGGACAATTTCAATGGTGTGAAGGGCAAACATGTGTTTCAAACGGAGGTCGGGCTGAACCGGGGGAATTCCGGCGGTCCGCTTATCGATAGCGCTGGGCATATGATCGGGGTGAATACGGCAATCGCTCGCGTCGCATCCGATGGCATGCCGATCGCCAGTATCAGCTTTTCATTGAAATCTGCGGTTGCCAGGCAATGGCTGCGCGAGCAGAGTGCGGCCACCGGCCAGATACCTGCTTCATCCATGCTGGCTCCGCATGCGGCGGCGGCTCCCTCAGTTTCAGTTCCAATGCAGCCGCCTATTCCGGTTCCTCGCCCAGCTCCCTCCCAGAATCCAGCTCCCAAGGCGGCAGGCCCTAGGAGCCAGGCGATGCCCGTTCAGCCGTCTCATACACCTCCCGTGCCCCGCGCCTATAACTTAGGCGATCTGGTCAGCGAGCGAAGCAAGGCCGAAGCCGATCTAGATGGGATGATGTCCGAGATGCGTGGGCGCATGAAGGAACGGTAG
- a CDS encoding Dihydroxy-acid dehydratase (MaGe:77309995), whose protein sequence is MPKELKLKSHDLLVGPGRAPARAMLKAVGFTDDDLSKPIVGVANTWIEVMPCNFHLRRLSERVKAGIRAAGGTPIEYNTIAVSDGISMGTEGMKASLISREVIADSIELVARGHLFDAVVALSGCDKTIPGTVMALARLNVPSLMLYGGSIMPGHFQGHDVTIQDVFEAVGKHASGKMTNDELKDLEDHACPGPGACGGQFTANTMAIAFEFLGMSAMGRNGVPAMDQHKDDVAFESGKMVMDLLKKDLRPKQIITRKSLENAIAAVATTGGSTNAVLHLLAIAREIGVKLTIDDFDKLNRKVPLLADLKPGGRFTAADLFAAGGTTLVAKRLIDAGVLHPNQPTVSGRTIGEEAAGAKEAAGQQVLRPLSNPIKPTGGLVILKGNLAPEGCVIKVAGHSIMKFQGPAKVFEREEDAFGAVKAGKIKAGDVVVIRYEGPSGGPGMREMLGVTAAIVGAGLGDSVALLTDGRFSGATHGLMAGHVSPEAIRGGPIGAVKNGDTITFDIAKRRLDVALTDKEIKARLKKVKHPKPRYTTGVMGKYSRHVSSASEGAVTS, encoded by the coding sequence ATGCCCAAGGAATTGAAGCTGAAGAGTCACGATCTCCTCGTCGGTCCAGGCCGGGCCCCGGCGCGGGCCATGCTCAAAGCGGTCGGCTTTACGGACGACGATCTGTCCAAGCCGATCGTCGGAGTGGCCAACACCTGGATCGAGGTCATGCCCTGTAACTTTCATCTGCGACGGTTGTCGGAGCGGGTGAAGGCCGGCATCCGGGCCGCCGGCGGAACGCCGATCGAATACAACACGATTGCCGTGTCCGACGGCATTTCGATGGGCACTGAGGGGATGAAAGCCTCGCTGATCAGCCGCGAGGTGATCGCAGACTCGATTGAGCTGGTGGCGCGCGGTCATCTGTTCGACGCAGTCGTCGCCCTGTCCGGTTGCGATAAAACGATCCCCGGCACGGTGATGGCGCTCGCCCGGTTGAACGTTCCGTCATTGATGCTGTACGGCGGGTCGATCATGCCGGGCCATTTCCAAGGGCATGATGTGACGATTCAGGATGTGTTCGAAGCCGTCGGCAAGCACGCCTCGGGCAAGATGACGAACGACGAGCTGAAAGATCTCGAAGATCATGCCTGCCCAGGGCCTGGCGCCTGCGGCGGCCAGTTCACCGCCAATACGATGGCCATCGCCTTCGAGTTCCTGGGCATGTCGGCGATGGGTCGCAACGGGGTCCCCGCCATGGATCAGCACAAAGACGATGTCGCCTTCGAGAGCGGCAAGATGGTGATGGACCTCCTCAAGAAAGATCTGCGCCCCAAGCAGATCATCACGCGCAAATCGCTGGAGAATGCGATCGCCGCCGTCGCGACGACGGGCGGATCGACCAATGCCGTCCTCCACTTGCTGGCGATCGCTCGCGAGATCGGCGTGAAACTGACCATCGACGACTTCGACAAGCTGAACCGAAAAGTTCCGCTGCTGGCAGACCTCAAGCCGGGCGGCCGGTTCACCGCGGCGGATCTCTTCGCCGCAGGCGGCACGACCCTCGTCGCCAAACGTCTGATAGACGCCGGCGTGTTGCATCCGAATCAGCCGACCGTATCCGGACGGACGATCGGCGAGGAAGCGGCAGGCGCGAAGGAAGCGGCGGGGCAACAGGTCTTGCGTCCGCTCTCGAATCCCATCAAGCCAACCGGCGGCCTGGTGATCCTAAAAGGAAATCTGGCGCCGGAAGGCTGCGTGATCAAAGTGGCCGGCCATTCGATCATGAAATTCCAAGGCCCGGCAAAAGTGTTCGAGCGGGAAGAAGATGCCTTCGGCGCCGTCAAAGCCGGGAAAATCAAAGCCGGCGATGTGGTGGTGATCCGCTATGAAGGCCCGTCGGGCGGACCGGGGATGCGAGAGATGCTGGGCGTGACGGCGGCCATTGTGGGCGCCGGGCTCGGAGACTCCGTGGCGCTGCTCACCGATGGACGATTCTCCGGCGCGACGCACGGCCTGATGGCCGGACATGTGTCGCCGGAAGCGATCAGGGGCGGGCCGATCGGCGCGGTCAAGAACGGCGATACGATTACCTTCGACATCGCCAAGCGGCGGCTGGATGTGGCGCTCACGGACAAAGAAATCAAGGCGCGCCTCAAGAAAGTCAAACATCCCAAGCCACGCTACACCACCGGCGTCATGGGAAAATATTCGCGACATGTCTCGTCGGCTTCAGAGGGGGCCGTGACCAGCTAG
- a CDS encoding PepSY domain-containing protein (MaGe:77309996) — protein sequence MKSFTLILALAVGTVLALGTPAWSDKKQCEEGDIAALAKEAAVTIEQAVKTAVEKVPGTVVEAELEKKHGKPTWEVEVLGADGKVTEVCIDAATGEVIGTEAKDKKDEHKREGKKGK from the coding sequence ATGAAATCGTTCACCCTCATCCTGGCCCTTGCGGTGGGAACGGTGCTCGCACTCGGGACTCCTGCTTGGAGCGATAAGAAGCAATGCGAGGAAGGCGATATCGCCGCACTGGCCAAGGAAGCTGCGGTTACCATCGAGCAGGCGGTGAAGACCGCTGTGGAGAAAGTACCCGGCACGGTCGTCGAAGCGGAGCTTGAAAAGAAGCACGGGAAACCCACGTGGGAGGTGGAAGTGCTCGGCGCGGACGGGAAGGTCACAGAAGTCTGCATTGATGCCGCGACCGGAGAAGTGATTGGGACAGAAGCCAAAGACAAGAAAGACGAGCATAAGAGAGAAGGGAAGAAAGGAAAGTAA
- a CDS encoding conserved exported protein of unknown function (Evidence 4 : Unknown function but conserved in other organisms; MaGe:77309997), whose amino-acid sequence MQRSRTTIMTLTLAAAVSLTLGTSGVWASGYGKEGHAGGGHSAMGGHGMGGMMHSSTGHLIRHLLKHDKDIGLSADQIAKLKDIQLNLDKTRIKAEADIQVAERELKALTDDEASDIGAIEAKLKQSEDMQVGLRMTSIKTKREVLGLLTPEQRDKEKAEHDKVMKEHKAGSGHGPSHGSSGVNPHGGANPHKGASTPAAPGNMSVQ is encoded by the coding sequence ATGCAACGATCCCGTACAACCATCATGACGTTGACTCTTGCAGCCGCCGTGAGCTTGACGCTGGGCACGTCCGGTGTCTGGGCCAGCGGGTACGGCAAAGAAGGCCATGCCGGAGGCGGACACAGCGCCATGGGCGGTCATGGCATGGGCGGCATGATGCACAGCAGCACCGGCCACCTCATCCGGCATCTCCTCAAGCACGACAAAGACATCGGCCTCTCCGCCGATCAGATCGCCAAGCTGAAAGACATCCAGCTCAACCTGGACAAGACCCGGATCAAGGCGGAAGCGGACATCCAGGTGGCGGAGCGCGAGCTGAAAGCGTTGACCGACGATGAGGCGTCCGACATCGGCGCCATTGAGGCCAAGCTGAAGCAGAGCGAAGATATGCAGGTTGGCCTGCGCATGACCTCCATTAAAACCAAGCGCGAAGTCTTGGGCCTCCTGACGCCGGAACAGCGCGACAAGGAAAAGGCTGAGCACGACAAGGTGATGAAAGAACACAAAGCCGGCAGTGGACACGGCCCCTCTCATGGCAGCAGCGGAGTCAATCCTCACGGCGGAGCCAACCCCCACAAAGGCGCTAGCACCCCAGCGGCTCCCGGCAACATGTCCGTGCAATAA
- a CDS encoding conserved membrane protein of unknown function (Evidence 4 : Unknown function but conserved in other organisms; MaGe:77309998) — MSLTEYALLAFSSLFVIVDPIATVPAFLAMTPRDTTPQRLHMARVACLVMVGVLAGFALVGQSLFHFLGITLPAVQVAGALVLLLVALDMLRAQRSPVMETAAETAAASEKDDIAITPLAIPMLAGPAAISTVILLDAQAAGWAQRAILLACLAVVGLASYIILALGAKGAKWLTPMAEKIMTRLMGLLLAALAVQFLFNGLRGDGGLLHP; from the coding sequence ATGTCGCTCACCGAATACGCCCTGCTGGCCTTCAGCTCTCTCTTTGTGATCGTCGACCCCATTGCGACAGTCCCGGCGTTTCTCGCCATGACCCCGCGCGACACGACGCCACAACGCCTGCATATGGCTCGCGTCGCTTGCCTGGTGATGGTCGGAGTGCTGGCCGGGTTTGCGCTGGTCGGCCAATCGCTCTTTCATTTCTTGGGCATTACCCTGCCGGCCGTGCAAGTCGCCGGCGCGCTGGTCCTGCTCCTAGTCGCGCTGGACATGCTTCGCGCGCAGCGGTCGCCGGTCATGGAAACCGCTGCGGAAACCGCCGCCGCCAGCGAAAAAGACGACATCGCGATTACCCCCCTGGCCATCCCCATGCTGGCGGGGCCTGCGGCCATTTCGACCGTCATCCTGCTGGATGCGCAGGCAGCCGGATGGGCTCAGCGAGCCATTTTGCTCGCTTGCCTTGCGGTAGTCGGTCTGGCAAGCTACATTATCTTGGCGCTCGGGGCGAAAGGAGCCAAATGGCTGACCCCGATGGCGGAGAAAATTATGACGCGCCTCATGGGACTGCTGCTGGCCGCCCTGGCCGTTCAATTCTTGTTTAACGGACTCAGGGGGGACGGCGGCCTGTTACATCCCTAG
- a CDS encoding Curved DNA-binding protein (MaGe:77309999) — protein MAPSERDYYQTLGIPRTASADEIKKAYRRLARQFHPDMHSGAKKAEMEKKFKEMNEAHEVLSDPDKRKKYDQHGAQWEQAEAYERARQAAGAQAQSQGQAHSFSGEGFSDIFENLFGGRGRSAGQQGFSSSGEDLETEVDLSLREVLNGVTKRINLMEPTPCPTCHGSGMVKNRPCPACLGSGHRMESHSIEVKIPAGVQNGTRVRVPGKGQPGINGGRRGDLYLHVTLMTDKVFRQQGSDLHATLPVWPWEAVLGADVMAPTLAEPVRVKIPAGSRADSKLRLKGKGLPTAAGGHGDLFLTLHIVLPSPLTEGEQKLYEQLSHLRTGDPRAELLAAARQS, from the coding sequence ATGGCACCTTCTGAACGCGACTACTATCAGACTCTCGGCATCCCTCGCACGGCTTCGGCCGATGAGATCAAAAAGGCTTATCGCCGTCTCGCCCGCCAGTTCCATCCCGACATGCACAGCGGCGCCAAGAAAGCCGAGATGGAAAAGAAGTTCAAAGAAATGAACGAGGCGCACGAGGTCCTGTCCGATCCTGACAAGCGCAAAAAATACGATCAGCACGGCGCCCAATGGGAACAGGCCGAGGCCTACGAGCGCGCCCGCCAGGCAGCCGGGGCTCAAGCCCAGAGCCAGGGCCAGGCCCACTCCTTCAGTGGCGAGGGGTTTTCCGACATTTTTGAAAATCTCTTCGGGGGCCGGGGGCGGTCGGCGGGACAGCAGGGATTTTCATCCTCCGGAGAGGATCTGGAAACGGAAGTCGATTTGTCGCTCCGGGAGGTGCTGAACGGCGTCACCAAACGCATCAATCTTATGGAACCGACCCCCTGTCCCACCTGTCACGGGAGCGGGATGGTGAAAAACCGGCCCTGCCCAGCCTGCCTGGGATCAGGGCACCGGATGGAGTCCCATTCGATTGAGGTCAAAATTCCCGCGGGCGTCCAGAATGGAACCAGAGTCCGCGTGCCGGGGAAAGGCCAGCCAGGCATCAACGGCGGCCGGCGCGGCGATCTCTATCTGCACGTCACACTCATGACGGACAAGGTCTTTCGGCAGCAGGGCAGCGACCTGCACGCTACGCTGCCAGTCTGGCCCTGGGAGGCCGTGCTAGGCGCCGACGTCATGGCGCCCACCTTGGCCGAGCCGGTCCGCGTGAAAATTCCAGCCGGCAGCCGGGCTGACAGCAAACTGCGATTGAAGGGGAAAGGACTCCCAACGGCAGCCGGCGGCCATGGCGATCTGTTCCTCACCCTGCACATCGTCTTGCCGTCCCCTTTGACTGAGGGAGAGCAAAAGCTGTACGAGCAACTGAGCCACTTGCGGACGGGCGATCCACGCGCAGAATTACTGGCCGCCGCCCGGCAAAGCTAG
- a CDS encoding conserved exported protein of unknown function (Evidence 4 : Unknown function but conserved in other organisms; MaGe:77310000): protein MTHRSYVLHVFSLALPLFLTMHLLPFSAAASDEPAPTLIGTHTIGLTAGPLFPLRVEIHQTSKLFGEAIMPSWMVTMTDPLGSGWYQGQLAFGAELVAFHTHSPITAYGIGLTPKMVYTPTAFGRVRPFIEGGGGPMWTDLGGRTPEQPGQFNFLVWGGAGCAYAFTSHWAVQAGYRIMHISNAGTRSTNSGLNFGLPFFGLSYQGF, encoded by the coding sequence ATGACTCACCGATCGTATGTGCTTCACGTCTTCAGCCTTGCCCTGCCACTATTCCTCACCATGCACTTGCTGCCTTTCTCAGCCGCTGCATCCGATGAGCCTGCCCCAACACTGATTGGCACCCACACCATAGGGCTCACAGCCGGGCCGCTCTTCCCCTTGCGGGTGGAGATCCACCAAACCTCAAAACTGTTCGGCGAAGCCATCATGCCTTCGTGGATGGTGACCATGACGGACCCGCTCGGCTCAGGCTGGTACCAAGGCCAGCTGGCGTTCGGCGCAGAGCTCGTCGCCTTCCATACGCATAGCCCGATCACCGCCTATGGGATCGGTCTGACTCCGAAAATGGTCTATACCCCCACGGCGTTTGGACGGGTGCGCCCGTTCATCGAAGGAGGCGGAGGACCGATGTGGACCGACCTGGGCGGCCGGACGCCCGAGCAACCGGGACAGTTCAATTTTCTCGTATGGGGCGGCGCCGGCTGCGCCTACGCCTTCACGTCACATTGGGCCGTTCAAGCCGGCTATCGCATCATGCACATCTCCAACGCCGGCACTCGCTCGACCAATTCTGGGCTCAATTTCGGACTGCCGTTCTTCGGCCTGTCCTATCAAGGGTTCTGA